In the genome of Pseudomonas sp. HS6, one region contains:
- the tssE gene encoding type VI secretion system baseplate subunit TssE, which translates to MAGTGILAPLFERLAAGESDVAQAFDLHGLLDSVHTELSRLFNTRRGPRTLTSPPSVIDYGIADWSALQQQRSDDRRRLARDIREAITHFEPRLLLGEVQVNPLPAQPQQLSIRLVGELRSGQQHWPVAFVIEPGNEGLEVRHERLD; encoded by the coding sequence ATGGCCGGCACCGGCATCCTTGCGCCATTGTTCGAACGCCTCGCGGCCGGCGAGTCCGACGTCGCGCAGGCGTTCGATCTTCACGGGCTGCTCGACTCGGTGCACACAGAACTGTCGCGCCTGTTCAACACCCGCCGTGGCCCACGAACGCTCACCTCCCCGCCCAGCGTGATCGACTACGGCATCGCCGACTGGAGCGCGCTGCAACAGCAGCGCAGCGATGACCGTCGTCGGCTGGCGCGGGACATTCGCGAAGCCATCACCCATTTCGAACCGCGCCTGCTGCTGGGCGAGGTTCAGGTCAATCCCTTGCCCGCTCAGCCGCAGCAACTGAGCATTCGTCTGGTCGGAGAGCTACGCAGCGGCCAGCAGCACTGGCCAGTGGCATTTGTCATCGAGCCCGGCAACGAAGGGCTGGAGGTACGCCATGAGCGACT
- the tssC gene encoding type VI secretion system contractile sheath large subunit: MPAAAQNQASENAAAETLSLLDRIIAEGRMAHDDSQQDYARDMLAEFATQVLDEGMAIDKDTVAMINDRISKIDELISAQLNEVLHHPDLQKLEASWRGLHLLVQNTETSTRLKLRLLNVTQKELQNDLEKAVEFDQSALFKKIYEEEYGTFGGHPFSLLVGDYTFGRHPQDIGLLEKLSNVAAAAHAPFIAAASPRLFDMNSFTELAVPRDLSKVFESQELIKWRSFRESEDSRYVSLVLPHFLLRLPYGPDTSPVEGINYVEDTNGTDHSKYLWGNAAWALSQRITEAFAKYGWCAAIRGAEGGGAVEGLPAHTFRTSSGDLSLKCPTEVAITDRREKELNDLGFIALCHKKNSDIAVFFGGQTTNKSKVYNTNEANANARISAMLPYVLAASRFAHYLKVIMRDKVGSFMTRDNVQTYLNNWIADYVLINDNAPQEIKAQYPLREARVDVTEVAGKPGAYRATVFLRPHFQLEELTASIRLVATLPPPVAA, from the coding sequence ATGCCCGCCGCCGCCCAGAATCAAGCCAGCGAAAATGCTGCCGCCGAGACTTTATCCCTGCTTGACCGGATCATCGCCGAGGGCCGCATGGCCCATGACGACAGCCAGCAGGACTACGCCCGTGACATGCTCGCGGAATTCGCCACCCAGGTACTCGACGAAGGCATGGCCATCGACAAGGACACCGTGGCGATGATCAACGACCGCATCAGCAAGATCGATGAACTGATCAGTGCCCAGCTCAACGAGGTGCTGCATCACCCGGACCTGCAAAAACTCGAAGCGTCCTGGCGCGGCCTGCACTTGCTGGTGCAGAACACCGAAACCAGCACCCGGTTGAAACTGCGGCTGCTGAACGTGACGCAGAAAGAGCTGCAGAACGACCTGGAAAAAGCCGTCGAATTCGACCAGAGCGCGCTGTTCAAAAAGATCTACGAAGAGGAATACGGCACCTTCGGTGGCCACCCGTTCAGCTTGCTGGTCGGTGACTACACCTTCGGCCGCCACCCGCAGGACATCGGTCTGCTGGAAAAATTGTCGAACGTCGCCGCTGCCGCCCACGCCCCGTTCATCGCCGCCGCCAGCCCGCGCCTGTTCGACATGAACAGTTTCACCGAACTGGCCGTGCCGCGTGATCTGTCTAAAGTGTTCGAGAGCCAGGAACTGATCAAGTGGCGCTCCTTCCGTGAGAGCGAAGACTCGCGTTACGTCTCGTTGGTGCTGCCGCACTTTCTGCTGCGCCTGCCCTACGGCCCGGACACTTCGCCAGTGGAAGGTATCAACTACGTCGAAGACACTAACGGCACCGACCACAGCAAATACTTGTGGGGCAACGCCGCGTGGGCATTGTCGCAACGCATCACCGAAGCCTTTGCCAAGTACGGTTGGTGCGCGGCGATCCGTGGCGCTGAAGGTGGCGGCGCGGTCGAAGGCCTGCCGGCGCACACCTTCCGCACCAGCTCCGGCGACCTGTCGCTCAAATGCCCGACCGAAGTAGCGATCACCGACCGCCGGGAAAAAGAGCTCAACGACCTCGGTTTCATCGCCCTGTGCCACAAGAAGAACAGCGACATCGCGGTGTTCTTCGGCGGCCAGACCACCAACAAATCCAAGGTCTACAACACCAACGAGGCGAACGCCAACGCACGAATCTCGGCGATGTTGCCGTACGTGCTCGCTGCCTCGCGTTTCGCCCATTACCTGAAGGTGATCATGCGCGACAAGGTCGGCAGCTTCATGACCCGCGACAACGTGCAGACCTACCTCAACAACTGGATCGCCGACTACGTGCTGATCAACGACAACGCGCCGCAGGAGATCAAGGCGCAGTACCCGTTACGTGAGGCCCGAGTGGACGTCACTGAAGTCGCCGGCAAACCCGGTGCCTATCGCGCGACCGTGTTCCTGCGGCCGCACTTCCAGCTGGAAGAACTGACGGCATCGATCCGCCTGGTCGCCACACTGCCGCCTCCGGTAGCAGCCTGA
- a CDS encoding Hcp family type VI secretion system effector — MDAIILDLGGDIKGDSLLEGYADKIEVMSYSHNVAMQVTNDVSNSERTSGRPHVGEFTLTKFVDTSTPSLNEYCCAGKPIPEAKITIGRNAAEGSGQLLPFIIYTLTNVVISNVSVSGGTGGKPVETLSLNFTKIKWELTAQKDDGTKEGTAASTWDLAANKLVS; from the coding sequence ATGGATGCAATCATTCTCGACCTCGGCGGCGACATCAAAGGCGACAGCCTGCTCGAGGGCTACGCGGACAAGATCGAAGTCATGTCCTACAGCCACAACGTGGCGATGCAGGTGACCAACGACGTCAGCAACTCGGAACGAACTTCCGGCAGACCCCATGTCGGCGAGTTCACCCTGACCAAATTCGTCGACACCTCCACACCGTCCCTCAACGAATACTGCTGCGCCGGCAAACCGATTCCGGAAGCCAAGATCACCATCGGCCGCAACGCTGCCGAAGGCAGCGGCCAACTACTGCCGTTCATCATCTATACCCTGACTAACGTGGTGATCTCCAATGTCAGCGTCAGTGGCGGCACCGGTGGCAAACCGGTGGAAACCCTGTCCCTGAACTTCACCAAAATCAAATGGGAGCTGACAGCACAGAAGGACGACGGTACCAAGGAAGGCACGGCTGCCTCGACCTGGGACCTGGCCGCCAACAAGCTGGTCAGTTAA
- the tssB gene encoding type VI secretion system contractile sheath small subunit has protein sequence MAESTQHKLDRVRPPRVQITYDVEIGNAIEKKELPLVVGILADLSGKPLEPLAKLTERRFTEIDRDNFNEVLASIAPRATLQVNNTLSGDDSKLNIELNFKHIDDFDPVKVVEQVTPLRRLFEARQRLRDLLTKLDGNDDLDKLLRDVIANTEGLQEIKSARPDTATPAADAEAPAEPQA, from the coding sequence ATGGCAGAAAGCACCCAGCACAAGCTCGACCGGGTTCGCCCGCCTCGAGTGCAAATCACCTATGACGTCGAAATCGGCAACGCCATCGAGAAAAAGGAATTGCCGCTGGTCGTCGGGATCCTGGCCGACCTCTCGGGAAAGCCGCTCGAACCATTGGCAAAACTGACTGAACGACGTTTTACCGAAATCGACCGCGACAACTTCAACGAAGTGCTCGCCTCCATCGCCCCCCGCGCCACGCTGCAAGTCAACAACACCCTCAGCGGCGACGACAGCAAGCTGAACATCGAACTCAACTTCAAACACATCGACGATTTCGACCCGGTCAAGGTGGTGGAGCAAGTCACCCCGCTGCGCCGACTGTTCGAGGCCCGTCAGCGCCTGCGCGATCTGTTGACCAAACTCGATGGCAACGATGATCTGGACAAGCTGTTGCGCGATGTCATCGCCAACACCGAAGGCCTCCAAGAGATCAAATCGGCCCGCCCTGACACCGCTACCCCGGCAGCTGATGCCGAGGCCCCGGCCGAACCGCAAGCCTGA